From a region of the Helianthus annuus cultivar XRQ/B chromosome 5, HanXRQr2.0-SUNRISE, whole genome shotgun sequence genome:
- the LOC110943151 gene encoding uncharacterized protein LOC110943151 — protein sequence MCDKGTRIIIGWNVDNVDIVVVHATSQVVHTQVHFKKDKTMINVSFVYASNNDRERKLLWDALKVHKRAVHSSPWIIIGDFNVVLNLEDKCAGTSGVSSAMRDFNECVNDIEVLDIRAHGMHFTWNQQPKDGIGVRRKLDRVMGNISFVDKQFLDVVREGWAEEVMGVPMFRVAKKLRNLKHPFRVLLKKQGNIHKKVSDLKSELEDLQKQLDADPFNNSLKEAEAHCVKKFWEASLDEERFLKQKAKQKWLEAGDANTAYFHNVVKCRNHINKINIIKDAAGNTYEDTEVSTALVNHFRDFLGSDGGMVSRITHDVFSTTLNPIVAEHMCRPVTPDEVKAAIFSINENKAPGPDGFTSEFYKKAWDIVGAEVTAAIIDFFESGSLPVYS from the exons ATGTGTGACAAAGGTACGCGTATTATTATTGGATGGAATGTGGATAATGTGGATATTGTGGTAGTGCACGCTACTAGCCAAGTTGTTCATACTCAAGTTCACTTCAAGAAAGATAAAACTATGATaaatgtgtcgtttgtttatgctAGTAACAATGACCGGGAGAGAAAACTTCTGTGGGACGCTTTAAAAGTGCATAAAAGGGCAGTTCACTCGAGTCCTTGGATTATAATTGGTGATTTCAATGTGGTTCTAAACCTTGAGGACAAGTGTGCTGGCACTTCTGGAGTTAGTTCGGCCATGAGGGATTTTAATGAGTGCGTGAACGACATTGAAGTGTTGGATATTAGAGCTCATGGGATGCATTTTACATGGAACCAACAGCCCAAAGATGGGATTGGTGTTCGGAGGAAGCTGGATAGAGTTATGGGGAATATAAGCTTTGTAGATAAGC AATTTTTGGATGTGGTTAGAGAGGGGTGGGCCGAAGAGGTGATGGGTGTTCCAATGTTTCGAGTCGCTAAGAAGTTGAGAAATCTCAAACATCCTTTTAGAGTGTTGCTGAAAAAGCAAGGTAACATCCATAAAAAAGTTAGTGATTTGAAGAGTGAGCTGGAAGATCTCCAAAAGCAATTAGATGCTGATCCGTTTAATAATAGCTTGAAAGAAGCTGAAGCTCATTGTGTTAAAAAGTTCTGGGAGGCCTCGTTGGATGAGGAAAGATTCTTGAAGCAAAAAGCCAAGCAAAAGTGGCTAGAAGCTGGTGACGCGAATACAGCTTATTTCCATAACGTCGTGAAATGCAGGAACCatataaacaaaataaatatCATCAAAGATGCGGCTGGGAATACCTATGAAGATACCGAAGTCTCTACGGCATTGGTGAACCACTTTCGTGATTTTCTGGGATCGGATGGAGGTATGGTAAGTAGAATCACTCATGACGTTTTTTCGACTACTCTTAACCCGATAGTGGCGGAGCATATGTGCAGGCCTGTGACTCCGGATGAAGTTAAAGCTGCAATTTTTTCTATTAATGAAAACAAGGCTCCGGGTCCGGATGGTTTCACTTCTGAATTCTATAAAAAAGCTTGGGATATTGTTGGAGCTGAGGTTACGGCAGCTATTATTGATTTTTTTGAATCGGGATCACTGCCCGTGTATTCTTAA